A genomic window from Megalobrama amblycephala isolate DHTTF-2021 linkage group LG2, ASM1881202v1, whole genome shotgun sequence includes:
- the apba1b gene encoding amyloid-beta A4 precursor protein-binding family A member 1 isoform X1 — protein MSHREEPEEAGLRGPPPHRSKQPNGTPLEGGRPRWRPCQLHNPDAESQGHHHHHHQHYHQQAIQHPSGSSRAPPRQRRRHVPGQAQHRRTESGDTEVRAGQQPKQGVSRHHRSGERLHQHRYRQQHKEEKQHVVKTSQKEQASEALSPEDSSQELLTPSPQEEPITGRLDGNSPDLSHSSDTQIDRDTDPEQPESSMEQLEEKVQCEESKFVEEELVKENKEEEDYFRETPEQDYVPPKITSKCRTESKRTSPLRVDVPPFATSPHQMMNKPFFQSSRTFSETLRNYNSDPKSYPTHFNTSYTHTNKDKGFDSPMSHVEDHQDDLSDSSPEACTDSYPQLSPDSCPEETSAEYQTESYQCNLTDPNPALEGPQLYERNLTMDECDDQCDSQEDIRQLSSVGSRLHHYDEQSGDEAEISGRSRAQVRKTSTSTSLSQEVHPQEETSETTRLSPDLQVEVVESPDKSYTSAQDQIAESCRATGDAVSLAIKDIKEAIEEVKTKTVRSPYTPDKITEPVWVMRQDVSPVEENHPQLHPQIHSYPQSPCQLSQSSPQYAAPVQDAELPSGAESSGVHHQDQDLDISPCVPSQEPRRNLASFPTYVDVPGPCDPEDLIDGIIFAANYLGSTQLLSERTPTKSARMQQAQEAMSRVRTAQTQAKIRNKQDTESGPPSSTEVDLFISTQRIKVLSAFTQDTMMDHPLRTISYIADIGNMVVLMARRKMIRSHSAQESLDTAETQHTNPARDDRRQYKMICHVFESEDAQLIAQSIGQAFSVAYQEFLRANGIDPEDLSQREYSDLLNTQDMYNDDLIHFSKSENCRDVYIEKQKGEILGVVIVESGWGSILPTVIIASLMHGGPAAKSGRLNIGDQIMTVNGTSLVGLPLSTCQSIIKGLKAQSRIKMNIVRCPPVTMVLIRRPDLRYQLGFSVQNGIICSLMRGGIAERGGVRVGHRIIEINGQSVVATPHEKIVHILSNAVGEIHMKTMPAAMYRLLTAQEQPVYI, from the exons ATGAGCCAtagggaggagccagaggaggcAGGCCTCAGAGGTCCTCCCCCTCATCGCAGCAAGCAGCCCAATGGGACTCCCCTAGAGGGAGGTCGACCCAGATGGAGGCCATGCCAGCTGCACAATCCCGATGCAGAAAGCCAAGGCCAccaccatcatcaccatcaaCACTATCATCAACAAGCCATCCAGCACCCATCTGGATCTAGCCGAGCTCCACCACGCCAACGTAGGCGGCATGTTCCCGGTCAAGCACAACATAGGCGGACTGAGAGTGGGGATACAGAAGTTAGAgctggccaacagcccaagcagGGGGTGTCAAGACATCATCGGAGTGGAGAGAGACTCCATCAGCACAGATACAGACAACAGcacaaagaagaaaaacaacatgTGGTCAAAACTTCTCAAAAAGAGCAAGCTTCAGAAGCATTATCTCCAGAAGATTCCTCTCAAGAACTGCTGACTCCATCTCCTCAGGAAGAACCAATCACTGGTAGACTGGATGGAAACAGTCCAGATCTGTCCCATTCATCTGATACACAGATTGATCGTGATACAGATCCAGAACAGCCAGAGTCTTCAATGGAACAGTTGGAGGAGAAAGTTCAATGTGAAGAATCAAAGTTTGTTGAAGAGGAATTGGTGAAAGAGAACAAAGAGGAGGAGGACTATTTCAGAGAAACTCCTGAACAAGATTATGTTCCACCTAAGATTACTTCAAAATGTCGCACTGAAAGTAAAAGAACCAGTCCACTAAGAGTAGATGTTCCACCGTTCGCCACATCTCCTCACCAAATGATGAACAAACCTTTTTTCCAGTCTTCACGAACCTTCTCAGAGACTCTTCGAAACTACAACTCTGATCCAAAGTCATACCCTACTCATTTTAACACCAGTTACACTCATACAAACAAGGATAAAGGGTTTGATAGTCCCATGTCCCATGTTGAAGACCACCAAGATGATCTCTCAGACTCTAGTCCTGAAGCCTGCACTGATTCTTACCCTCAACTAAGCCCAGATTCTTGCCCTGAAGAGACTTCAGCAGAATATCAGACAGAATCATACCAATGCAACCTAACAGATCCTAATCCAGCCCTTGAGGGGCCTCAGCTGTACGAGAGGAACCTGACCATGGATGAGTGTGATGACCAGTGTGACTCACAGGAAGACATCCGTCAACTTAGTTCAGTGGGCTCCAGGCTGCACCACTATGATGAACAGTCAGGAGATGAAGCAGAAATCTCAGGGAGAAGCAGAGCCCAGGTCAGGAAGACATCAACCTCAACTAGCCTTTCACAAGAAGTTCACCCCCAAGAGGAAACATCGGAAACTACTCGGCTTTCACCTGATTTGCAGGTTGAAGTAGTGGAAAGTCCTGATAAGTCATACACTTCAGCCCAAGATCAAATAGCAGAGTCTTGCAGAGCTACAGGAGATGCTGTCTCTTTGGCCATTAAGGATATTAAGGAAGCTATCGAGGAGGTGAAGACCAAGACGGTGCGTTCGCCCTACACGCCTGACAAGATCACAGAGCCTGTGTGGGTGATGAGGCAGGATGTGAGCCCTGTTGAGGAGAACCATCCTCAACTACATCCTCAGATTCACTCATATCCACAGTCACCATGTCAGCTATCCCAGTCTTCTCCACAGTATGCG GCTCCAGTTCAAGATGCTGAACTTCCTTCGGGAGCAGAATCCTCTGGAGTCCATCATCAGGACCAGGATCTAGACATCAGTCCCTGTGTGCCAAGTCAAGAG CCTAGGAGAAATTTGGCCTCTTTCCCTACATATGTTGATG TTCCTGGCCCATGTGACCCTGAGGATTTGATTGACGGCATCATTTTTGCCGCAAACTACTTGGGTTCCACCCAGCTGCTGTCAGAGAGAACGCCCACAAAGAGCGCCCGCATGCAGCAAGCCCAGGAGGCCATGAGCCGCGTCCGG ACAGCCCAGACACAGGCCAAAATCAGAAATAAG CAGGACACTGAGAGTGGGCCGCCATCCAGCACAGAAGTGGACCTCTTTATATCAACGCAGAGGATCAAAGTGCTCAGCGCTTTCACACAG GACACCATGATGGACCATCCACTGAGGACCATCTCGTACATAGCAGACATCGGGAACATGGTTGTACTAATGGCTCGCAGGAAGATGATTCGCTCTCACAGCGCACAGGAGAGCTTAGACACCGCAGAGACGCAACACACAAACCCAGCACGAGACGACCGACGCCAGTACAAGATGATCTGCCATGTTTTTGAATCAGAAGAT GCTCAGCTGATTGCTCAGTCCATTGGTCAGGCCTTTAGCGTTGCATATCAGGAGTTTTTGAGAGCCAATGGCATTGATCCAGAGGACCTGAGCCAAAGAGAGTACAGCGACCTGCTCAACACTCAGGACATGTACAACGACGACCTCATTCACTTCTCCAAGTCTGAAAACTGCAGAGAT GTGTACATAGAGAAGCAGAAAGGTGAAATTCTGGGTGTGGTAATCGTGGAGTCTGGCTGGGGCTCCATCCTTCCCACGGTCATCATCGCCAGCTTGATGCACGGCGGACCTGCGGCCAAGTCTGGAAGACTCAACATCGGCGATCAGATCATGACCGTTAACGGCACCAGTCTGGTCGGACTGCCGCTCTCGACATGTCAGAGCATCATTAAA GGGCTAAAGGCTCAATCCAGGATAAAGATGAACATCGTCAGGTGTCCCCCTGTGACCATGGTGCTCATTCGCAGACCAGACCTCCGCTATCAATTGGGTTTCAGTGTACAGAATGGCATT ATTTGTAGCCTCATGCGAGGGGGGATTGCAGAGAGAGGAGGGGTCCGCGTCGGCCATCGCATCATTGAAATCAACGGTCAGAGCGTAGTGGCCACACCTCACGAGAAGATTGTCCACATCCTATCAAATGCTGTGGGAGAG ATCCATATGAAGACTATGCCTGCAGCCATGTACCGCCTGCTCACGGCCCAGGAACAACCCGTCTACATCTGA